CCTTGCACTGATACGCGCCGTTTGCGATGGCTGCTTCGATCGCAGGGCCGACATGGCGTCGCACCGGGTCGAGGAGCTGATCGCTCGCCTGATCGATCGGTTGGCGCCGCTCGGCAGGGGCGTCGATGGGCGCTCGGTAGACCACATCCGACAGATGTCGTTTGAGGACACGGAAGCTTCCCCTGCCGGTGTCCCGGGTGGTCTCCTGACGTCGTTTCAGCAGAGCGCGGTCGCAGCACTGAACGACAAGCCAGTAACCCATGTACTTGTGTCGTCGGGTAGTTGTGGACGGGTGCGGAGGCGCCAACAGTTGTGAGTGGGCGGGGGGAACGTGGAGCCGGAAGCGCAGTCCCAGGACCATGGGAAGCGGCGGGGGCGGCAGTCGAAACGGCCGGACCCGGATTCAGGTGCGGTGGGGGCCTTCGCGGACCGGCTCTGGCGGCTGAAGCAGGAGGCGGGCGACCCCTCATACGCGGAGATGTCTTCTCGACTCGGTGCGGCGGCCTCGAAGTCGTCGCTGGCCAAGCGCTGTCCAGGGGCGGAGGTTGCCGAGTTGACGGGCCTGTGGATGCGCTGTCAGCCGCCCCGGTAAAAGTGGTGATAGTCCCCGTGCGTTCACCGGAACTCACGCCGCGGAACCGTGTCCTCGTCAGCGTCATTGCCTCAGCCGCGGTCATCGCGGCCGGCCTGATATTTTTTTATCTGTGGATGAACACTGACAAGGGTAATCCTCAGGCTGCGCCGACGCCGACAGCGGGAAAAATCTCCGGTGACGACTCTGAATTCGTGGGTGACATCACGTACCCGGATGGCTCGAAGGTACGGCAGGGCTCTTCTTTCGAGAAAGTGTGGAGAATCCGCAACGCCGGGACGGTGTCCTGGGAGGGCAGGCGTCTGGCTCGCATGAATACCGGGCCATGCCGATCACCCGAAGCGGTGGACATACCGTCGACGGCGCCTGGTCAGACAGTGGACATCATGGTGCGGGTGCGAGCTCCGAACAGACCTGGAAACTGCCGCATCTACTGGAAGGTGATCGATGCGCGGGGACAGACGCTGTTCCCGCTCAAGCGCCCGGTTTTCCTGGACGTCCAGGTGGGTCCGTCTTGACCTGCGGATTCATTTGTCCAAAGTCCAAGCGGTAGCCTTGGACAGGCTTCGGATAAAGATCCCTTGGTTGGTCGGCGGGCCATGCGCCACCATGGTGGATATTCCGGAATTTCGTATCACCGGGATATGACCCGGCGCATTTCGTATCGCCGGTATATCACCTGGCGCGACACGGAGCGTTTTCTGGATCGCGAAGCGCCGCAATCCGCCATGAGCGCCGAAATCCGTCCACGAAGGGAAATCAACGATGACCAAGGTAATCCGTTCGCTGGCCGTCGCAGCAGGTGCGTTTGCCGTGCTGGTGCCGTTCGGCGGTGCTGCTCAGGCCGCAGAGGCGAGTGCATCCACGAGCAGGGCCGCGAAGGTGGTCTGCAATGCCCCCGGAACCGGAAACACCACCGTTTGGGGAAAGTGCAAGAACAAGGGCACCACGACCGGTAAGGCACGTCTGGTGTACTGGTGCGTCAACGGGATCGGCAACGGCTCGAAGCAGTACAACACCGGGTGGAAGAACATCGCACCTGGCAAGACGGTCAAGTTTGTGGGTGAGTGCACTTTCAAGGCACGCAACCCTTATATCCAGGTCGGCTGACTTCGCCCGGCCTCGCAGGGGCGCCCATCGCGGCGAAGCCCCGCAGGCCGGTTCCTCCGGGTGCCCGGTCGGACCCGCCGTGAGCGGGCCTGACCAACGGGGAGCCTCAAGGCTGGTCTGGTCCGATCAGTGCCGCGTGGGTGGAGTGCATTACGATCCACAGCCGTGGCCGAACTGGACTTCCTGCGCACCATCCGTACGGACTACGACGCGATCGCCGTCCGTTACGCCGAGTTCGTCAGCACGCACCTCCAGGCCAACCCGCTGGACCGTGCGATGCTCGCCGCGTTCGCCGAGCTCACTCAGGCCGCCGGCGCCGGACCGGTCGCCGATCTCGGCTGTGGCCCGGGCCATGTGACGGCATACCTGCACTCTCTCGGGTTGACCGCCTTCGGCGTCGACCTGTCACCGGAGATGATCGCGCTGGCCCGTCAGGCGCACCCGAGTCTGCGGTTCGACGAGGGATCGATGATCGCCCTCGACCTGACGGACGACGTTCTCTGCGGCATCCTCGCCCGATACTCGATCATCCACACCCCACCGGAGCGGCTACCGGAGGTGCTCGCCGAGTTCCACCGGGTGCTCGCCCCGGGCGGCCACCTGCTGCTCAGCTTTCAGGCTCATGACGAGCCTTCGGAGCTGGCGGAGGCCTTCGACCACACCGTGTCGCTCGCCTACCGGTGGTCACCTGACCGTGTCGCCGGCCTGTTGCGCGAGATCGGGCTCGTCGAGGTGGCCCGGCTGGTGATCGCCGGGGGCGAAGACGCCAAGCGGGGTTTCCCGCAGGCCCACCTGCTGGCCCGCAAGCCGGCCGACATCAGCCGATCATGATGCTCGGCGCTCCGTATGCCGGCAGTCCCCTATCCGGATCGCTGTGATCAAAGACTCGTCCCAACAGGCATGTGGGGCGTAGAGGCCGACCGGTCAAGAGCACCTGACACGGTGACCTGGTGTTCGTCCACACGCACTTCACCGTGGACGAGGGCGACCGCGGCATGGCCGGCGCGTCGTCAATCCTCCGGCTGAACCGTCTTCCCTGTCGTTATATGCCGATTTCGTGACATTTCACCTTTTCTAATATTTCGTGACTCCTGTTGCGCTAGATGTAGATGCTGCTTTTGGTGCTCATCTGGCGAAAAGTAGACAGGAGTTATGAAATGTCGTATTTGTCAACAAATGTGAAATTGAGTCGCAGGGGGGTTCTCCGGGTCGGAGCGGGGACCGTAGCGGCTCTCGGTCTCGGCGGCTCGCAGATTGCCCACGCAGCGGCGCCGGCACGCCGATTCGAGCTGACGTCATCCCCCGCCGCCCTGATGGTGAACAAGGCCCTCCACGACCAGACGGTCCTGCAGTCATTCGCCTTCGACAACGTCCACGGGCACATGTACACGGTGCAGGTGAAGAACGGTGCCGGATCGCCGGCCGCCGGGGACCTGTGCGTGACCAAGCTCAGTCTCACCGGCACGATCCTCGGTCACATGTATCTCATGGGTTTCGGGCACGGTGTCCAGATCGGTGTGGAACCATCCGGATCGTCGGCCTATCTCTGGACCGAGACCGACGGCGTGAGCGACGGCGTGAACGCGTGGGGCAGGAAGCTCGCCCGGTTCCCGTTCGTCAACGGCCAGACCCTCACCACGTCATCCTCGAGCCTGCGGAAATACGCGCCCATCGCCGGCGCCACCAGCACGACGTGTGCCATCGATCCCTCAACCAACCGGCTGGTCATGCGCCATCGGCGGGCAGGCGCGGCACGTTATGCGGTCTACGACCTGTCCACGATCAAGGCGGGCGGCTCCACCCCGCTGTTCGATATCGCCGAGCCCCCGGGTCTCGGTGTCTTCCAGGGCTACACCGCTCTCGGACAGCATCTCTACATGTTCGACGGGACCGCCTACAGCGCTTCCAACCCCACCGGTGACACCCATCTCACGAGTGTCGATCTCACCACGGGCAAGGTCGTGCAGCGTTCGTTCACCGCGGCGTGGAAGTCCCTGAACTATCGCGAGCCTGAGGGCATGGCCATCCAGCTCGCCGGTGGTAACCCCCGGCTGTGTTTCGGCTTCGCCTCAGGCGGGGCAGGCGCGAGGAGGACCAGCATCATCTACAAGAACGGGCTCGCCTGACCGTCCGGCGGGGGCCGCCTGAGCGATGAGCGGGGACTGCCGCCTCCTTCCTTCCCGCCCTCCGGGCCGGGCGTTCTGCGACCGTCTGCGGCGACCGTCCATGGGATGCGCACCTCCCACCGAGGTGTCCGGCCCACCGAGGTGCCCGGCCCGCGCTGGCCGCGGGCCAACGTGCTCTCCGCGCGGCAGTACCTCGGTCGGCTCGCCCATCTGCCCGGCAGCCTCCCTCGCTCCGTGTCGCCCTCCTCCACTGATCGGTCCGATAGCCGCCAGCGCCGACGGCCGGCCCGAACCACGATGAGAACATGGAATACCAGTTCAGGGCGATCGAGCCCGAGACGTTGAAGCGACTGCGTCACCTGGACGACGCCGGACGGCCGCCCCGGCCCTATCTCGACGTCGAGGGCGGCAGCCCGATGCGCTGCTGTCTGGGACGTGCCCGGCCGGCAGAGGAGATCGTGCTGGCGGCGTACGCGCCGTTGCGGGGCTGGGCGGCCCAGACGGGTGCGGATCCCGGCCCCTACGAGGAGCTGGGACCGGTCTACATCCACGCGGAGCCGTGTTCCGAACCGGCCCCCGGCTACCCCGCCGCACTGGGCGGCCCACTACGGGTCTTCCGCGCCTACACCGCCCAGGGGGACATCCACGGTGGCCGCCTGCTCGCCGACGGCCTGTCCGCCGATCCGGACGCCGCCCTCGCGGTCCTGGACGAGCTGTTCGCCGACCCGGAGGTCGCGCTGGTGCACGCCCGCGCGGTGGAGTTCGGCTGCTTCCTGTATGAGGTCCGCAGAAGCTGACCGCAGGTCCGTAGAAGCTGACCACGGGTGAGGAGATCGCCCGCTTCTTCGGCGACTTCGAGCTCATCCCTCCAGGTCTCGCCAACGGGCGGAAGGAGGAGAACGTGTGGCCGTTCTCCGACCCCGAGACGGCGATGTTCGTCGACGAGGGGATGGCCCGTATGGGGTACGTGGGGATCGGCCGCAAGCCCTGACGGCCTGGAAGTGCAGTTGCAGGCCAACTGCCGGGAACGGGACGTGTTTCTCATCCAGCCGCTCGTCCCGCCGGTCCAGGAGAACCTCGTCGAGCTGCTCCTCATGCTGGACGCCGCCAGAGGGGCATCGGCGGCCAGGACTACCGTGGTGATGCCCCACTACGCCTACGCGCGGTCGGACAAGAAGGACGCTCCACGCATCTCCATCGGGGCGCGACTGGTCGCCGATCTCCTGGTGGCCGCGGGAGCCAGCCGGGTGCTGACCATGACCCTGCACTCGCCCCAGGTGCACGGGTTCTTCAGCGTTCCGGTCGACCGCCTGCACGCCCTGCGCGAGCTGGCGGCCCACTTCCGCCGGTACGACCTCCAGCGCCGTCGTCGTCGCCCCCGACCTGGGCAACGCCAAGGCGGCCGCGGCCTTCGCGCGCCTGCTGGGGGTCGAGGTCGCGGTGGGGGCCAAGCAGCGGTTCAGCGACGCCCGGGTCGTCATCAGCTCGGTGATCGGCGACATCGCGGGCAAAGACGTCATCGCCCTGGACGACGAGATCGCCAAGGGCACGACGATGGTGGAGTTGCTCGACCGGCTCCGCGAACGCCGGGTCAACTCGGTGCGCATCGCCTGCACCCACGGCCTCTTCACCGACGGGTCCATCGACCGTCTGAGTGACCAGCCCGACGTCGAAGAGATCGTCTGCACCAACACGGTGCCGATCCCCGACTCCAAGCCCGACTCCAAGCTCCGGGTCCTGTCGATCGCCCCCCGCGCTCGCCGAGGCCATGCGCCGCATCCACGACGGCGAATCGGTCAGCGCCCTGTTCGACGCCTCCTGACCCGTTCCCCCAACACCACTACACGCCCGGCTCCGGGCGCCGTGTCGCGCATACCGGCCGACATGCGGTTTCCCCTGTCCACGGCCGGACGTCGGACGGCGAGGGGAGCACCCTCACCGGCTGATCGCCGCCCACAGGGTGTCGAACTCCTCCTCGGTCAGGGAGTTCAGGCCGAAGTCGTCCGGATAGATCGGGCCTTCGGCCAGGAAACCGTGCTCGTCCTGGAGAT
Above is a genomic segment from Streptosporangium album containing:
- a CDS encoding phage baseplate protein, which produces MVNKALHDQTVLQSFAFDNVHGHMYTVQVKNGAGSPAAGDLCVTKLSLTGTILGHMYLMGFGHGVQIGVEPSGSSAYLWTETDGVSDGVNAWGRKLARFPFVNGQTLTTSSSSLRKYAPIAGATSTTCAIDPSTNRLVMRHRRAGAARYAVYDLSTIKAGGSTPLFDIAEPPGLGVFQGYTALGQHLYMFDGTAYSASNPTGDTHLTSVDLTTGKVVQRSFTAAWKSLNYREPEGMAIQLAGGNPRLCFGFASGGAGARRTSIIYKNGLA
- a CDS encoding class I SAM-dependent DNA methyltransferase, coding for MAELDFLRTIRTDYDAIAVRYAEFVSTHLQANPLDRAMLAAFAELTQAAGAGPVADLGCGPGHVTAYLHSLGLTAFGVDLSPEMIALARQAHPSLRFDEGSMIALDLTDDVLCGILARYSIIHTPPERLPEVLAEFHRVLAPGGHLLLSFQAHDEPSELAEAFDHTVSLAYRWSPDRVAGLLREIGLVEVARLVIAGGEDAKRGFPQAHLLARKPADISRS
- a CDS encoding DUF1203 domain-containing protein, which translates into the protein MEYQFRAIEPETLKRLRHLDDAGRPPRPYLDVEGGSPMRCCLGRARPAEEIVLAAYAPLRGWAAQTGADPGPYEELGPVYIHAEPCSEPAPGYPAALGGPLRVFRAYTAQGDIHGGRLLADGLSADPDAALAVLDELFADPEVALVHARAVEFGCFLYEVRRS
- a CDS encoding NBR1-Ig-like domain-containing protein, with the translated sequence MDALSAAPVKVVIVPVRSPELTPRNRVLVSVIASAAVIAAGLIFFYLWMNTDKGNPQAAPTPTAGKISGDDSEFVGDITYPDGSKVRQGSSFEKVWRIRNAGTVSWEGRRLARMNTGPCRSPEAVDIPSTAPGQTVDIMVRVRAPNRPGNCRIYWKVIDARGQTLFPLKRPVFLDVQVGPS